AGCACGCAAACGCaactttacacgcacacacacgcacacacgcacacatacacacacacacacacacacacacacacacacacacacacacacacacacacacacacacacacacacacacacacacacacacacacacactcgaacaaacaaacaaacacgctaaAAATGCATCACACATCCATGCATTACCATCTTCAACATATACACGCACTCTGCACCATATCCAATATCTCTGCTCGCTCACTATATCACTGTCCACATCACCATAAACACCACAACGAAGACTCTCcccttgaaaaaatatatatattacaaaggtATTTAATCCTATTAGCCTATTTAATCCCATAACCAAAACGGTCAAACAAAAATCATGGGTTTTCACCATACCTCTGGCACCACATACCACCATACCTCTGGCACCACATAACACCATACCTCTGGCATCACATAACACCATACCTCTGCCATCACATAACACCATACCTCTGGCACCACATAACACCATACCTCTGGCATCACATAACACCATACCTCTGGCACCACATAACACCATACCTCTGGCACCACATACCACCATACCTCTGGCATCACATAACACCATACCTCTGGCACCACATAACACCATACCTCTGGCATCACATAACACCATACCTCTGGCATCACATAACACCATACCTCTGGCACCACATACCACCATACCTCTGGCACCACATAACACCATACCTCTGGCACCACATAACACCATACCTCTGGCATCACATAGCACCATACCTCTGGCACCACATAACACCATACCTCTGGCACCACATACCACCATACCTCTGGCATCACATAACACCATACCTCTGGCATCACATAACACCATACCTCTGGCACCACATAACACCATACCTCTGGCACCACATAACACCATACCTCTGGCACCACATAACACCATACCTCTGGCACCACATAACACCATACCCCTGGCACCACATAACACCATACCTCTGGCATCACATAGCACCATACCTCTGGCACCACATAaaaactttatatttatatttatgccatACCTCTAGCATCACATAGCACCATACCTCTGGCACCACATAACACCATACCTCTGGCACCACATAaaaactttatatttatatttatgccatACCTCTACCATCACATAGCACCATACCTCTGGCACCACATAACACCATACCTCTACCATCACATAACACCATACCTCTGGCATCACATAACACCATACCTCTGCCATCACATAACACCATACCTCTGGCACCACATAACACCATACCTCTGGTATCACATAACACCATACCTCTGGCACCACATACCACCATACCTCTGGCACCACATAACACCATACCTCTGGCATCACATAACACCATACCTTTGGCATCACATAACACCATACCTCTGGCATCACATAACACCATACCTCTGGCATCACATAACACCATACCTCTGGCATCACATAACACCATACCTTTGGCATCACATAACACCATACCTCTGGCATCACATAACACCATACCTCTGGCACCACATAACACCATAACTCTGGCACCACATAACACCATACCTCTGGCACCACATAGCACCATACCTCTGGCACCACATAACACCATACCTCTGGCATCACATAACACCATACCTCTGGCACCACATAACACCATACCTCTAGCATCACATAACACCATACCTCTGGCATCACATAACACCATAACACAGGGCAAGTACACCCTTCCAGCGCATTGCCGGAGAGCACTCTATGTAATGACAACCAGACGtaatagaatggaaaaaaaatatatatagttacagcGGCCATAACACCGTTATTGTGAACATCGACAAGAACATAacactacttcttcttcttcttcttcttcttcttctttttcttcttcttctttttcttcttcttcttcttcttcttcttcttcttcttcttcttcttcttcttcttcttcttcttcttcttcttcttcttcttctttttcttcttcttcttcttatgataAAAACGAATATGTTATTCATCGTAGAAGATCGATAgacaataagaaaagagaaagaaagatactgaaagtgataaaagaagagagaatacgaaatattgaaataaaaatattgaaagagataaaaagagagaaagagaaagacgaacacaaatacacaaagtaTATTTCCTTATAAATAGTCTTCGTAATAATACACTGATAACCGAGCCACGAGGGAGCCGATAGACGGAAGACGATACACACAAGAGAAGGGTGATGATAGGAAGAAGgataataaggagaaggagaaagagagaagcgacggaagggagaaggagagaggcgataATCTGATAGAGAGAGCCgatgatagggagaaggagagaagcgatgaaagggagaaggagagaagcgataataaggagaagaggtgataataggaagacggagagagataatgaaaaggagaaggagagaaaggataaaagggagaaggagagacgtaataatagagagaaggagaagactgatgatacagagaaggagagagatgatgatattgataagaagagaggggacaataagcaaaagaagaaagatggtaaattagagatggagagatggaagataaggagaagataaatgaaggaagacagaggaagaaagctGATAACAGGACGAAGGAAGAAAGGCAAGAGACAGAAGAATGATgatggggagatagaaagaggtgaTAACTAGGGAAAGGAGTGAGacagaataggaaggaagagaaatgataatgggggaagaagagaaatgataatatagTGACATGCAtgtagggagaaggaaatagacgatgataaggataaggaagtgatgataagaaaggaaagaggtaatattcggaaaacagaaaaaaggggaagggaagataataataagaaagaaagatgtaggaataaagaagagagaggaggtgataggggaagaagagaggtgacatatatatatatatatatatatatatatatatatatatatatatatatatatatatatatatatatatatatatatatatatatatatatatatatatatatatatatatatatatatatatatatatatatatatatatatatatatatatttatgtatatatatatatatatatatatatatatatatatatttatatatatatatatatatatatatatatatatatatatatatatatatatatatatacatatgtgtgtgtgtgtgtgtgtgtgtgtgtgtatgcatgcgtgcgtgtgcgtgtgtgtgtgtatgtgtgtgtgtgtgtgtgtgtgtgtgtgtgtgtgtgtgtgtgtgtgtgtgtggtgtgcgtgtgtgtgtgtgtgtgtgtgtgtgagtgtgtgtgtgtgtgtgtgtgtgtgtgtgtgtgtgtgtgtgtgtgtgtgtgtgtgtgtgtgtgtgtgtgtgtgtgtgtgtgtgtgtgtgtgtgtgcgtgtgtgcgtgtgtgcatgtgtgtgtgtaagtgtgtgtgtgtgtgtgtgtgtgagtgtgtgtgtgtgtgcgtgtgtgtgtataacgtaggaaacggaaaaaaatagcaataaagatgttTGAAGTAGAAGAGGTTTTggaatttttatttcttctcttcgtaAAGCGCTGAAGTGGTCGAGGATCGAAATGGGGGAAATATAAGTCgcgaataaagaggaggaggaactaggagaaaaaactagagaaaggaaagggaggaggaggagtggaattttttctgtctgtctgtcagactttttgtttgtttctttctttctcctctctctctctctctctctctctctctctctctctctctctctctctctctctctctctctctctctctctctctctcactcactctctcccctctctgtctctctctcctctctctctttctctctttctctctccctctctgtctctctttcttctcactccctctcactctctctctctctctctctctctcactctctcccctttctgtctctcctttctctctttctctctttctctcccctctctgtctctctttctctcactctctctcactctctctctttctctctctctctcactcactttctcccctctctgtgtctcctctctctctttctctctttctctcccctttctatctctcattctctctctctctctctttctctccttacctcctccgtctctcacatttataaaactatttatttcattaaaaagcgGCGCCTTGGCAATATATATTCTCGTTTCTGTTAATGAATGCGTTCTAAATTGAGAGGCAATATATCTCTTTGATATAcgatatctttattataataattctaatCGTACTTTTTTCCCCAATGATAATGCGGCTATTAGTGTTGCCACTTCATTGTCATAGGAtttgtcgttttctctttctttctctgtctctgtctctgtctctgtctctgtctctctctctctctctctctctctctctctctctctctctctctctctctctctctctctctctctctctctctctctctctctttttctctctctctttctttctctctctcttctctctctcaatatttctattttttctctcttctctctcttcctctctctctctctctctctctcactctctctctctctctctctctctctctctctctctctctctctctctctctctctctctctctctctctctctctctctctctctctctctatctctatctccctctcttctcttgtgGTAATATGCCTTGGGAATTTTGCTCTTGTTACTGCAGACaaaatcattatcacatttactgtattactattatatctGTTATAGGTATTCGCTTCAGTAGTATTGTTCAGTATTTGTGAATATTACCTTGTTTATCATTGTGTAACTAATAGGATTGtgattttttagttatttttatgattataactatcgttactgctattattgttgatgtcttatctgtttttttttttttttttttttttttgaaagtctCTTATCACAATTGGATATGCTCTTCATCCTCTccagtttttttatttctataattatctgcTTAATTATCTCTTTCCTGTTTGTCaacctgcctctctgtctcttcatctctctctctctatctttctctctctctctctctctctctttctctctctctctctctctctctctctctctctctgtatgtctgtctgtctgtctctctctctctctcttctctctgtatgtctgtctgtctgtctttctctctctctctctctctctctctctctctctctctttctcgctctctcccttcccccccccctctctctctctttttctccctctctctctctctctctctctctctctctctctctctctctctctctctctctctctctctctctctctctctctctctctctctctctctctctctctctctctctctctctctctctctctctctctctctctctctctctctctctatctctatctctctctctctctctctctctgccctataCTTCCTCCTTTTTTACCAGTAAATTTCCATTCCGTTAGCTCCAATGTATTTTATTGGGGAACTTTTCACAAAGCCAGCCATGCAGGAAATCAGAGTAGTGCATATTACATAGATTATTTATGATATTTTAGTCTATTTCCTATTCTTTCGTCGATTTTTTATGACATCCATTGCCTAGTGTTGATGTGTAACTGATTTTAGTTCAGCTTTCATATGAGTAAGTTAATGAATAAAATTAATCCGCTTtgaatacgctcacacacacacacacacacagacacacacacgcacacacacacacacacacacacacttacagacacacacacgcacaaccacacacacacacacacacacacacacacacacacacacacacacacacacacacacacacacatatacatatacatattaaaaaaaataataataataagttaatatataatgaaaagaggGATTGAAGCGAATGATTGATTGTATATTTGAATTATTAGATAGATTaggatataaaaatattaatatatgaaaaTCGAACATatcagaataacaaagaaaaataaacaagaagttagattaaaagaaattattcaaagaaaaaggatatgaataacaaaaaaaggaataacagataaataaattactagttagatgataaaagtaaagtaaataagaataaggtaaaaaaaactgatatggaacaaacaaagagaggaataacaacaacaaaaaagaattacagataaataaatcactAGTTAGATGATCAAAGTAAagtaaacaagaataaataaaacataaaaacaaataatatggaataaacaaagaaaacagaggaagaattCAAGGAAAAAACGTGAACCAATTACAAGAAACGTTTAAGGAATTCTTGGcgtgtcgtcgtcgtcttcgcccGAAACGACTCTGGCTGAGGCGGtcgggcttttctctctctctctctctgtctgtctatctctgtctgtctatttctctgtttctctctctttctatctctctctctctctctccctctctctctttctctctctctctctctctctctatctatctatctatctatctatctatctatctttctttcactctgtctatatctctgtctatctctctctctttttgtcgatctctatatctctctctctctctttctctctctttctctctttctatctatctctatcttctctctctctttctctctctttatatatctatctctctctctctctctctctctctctctctatctatctatctatatatctgtctatttatctacctatctatttccttcctccccctccatcccctcccgccccctcctcccccctcccctccctaccatcACCCTATCTACCCCCCCACGCcaccccacactcacccccccccaaaaaaaaaagaaaaaaaaatcccaccacCTTGGCACAGTGCCAGGCAGCGGCACCAGGtcttcttctcccacccaccGAAAGTGCCATGCATGTTCCTACATGTCCTGCCCGAGTCATGCAGGGTCCGATTTATGTTGGCGGTCATCATGGCATGTTGGGTGCTTCGTATTCAGAGGTGTTTCGCGGGTGCTTCATATGTTGTGTTGCAGTCAGTGGGTTTGTGTTGATCAAAAGTTagatttttttgctgttttttttttaagattttttttcttataattttttgggggttttattgtcattttagcttgagatgaagatggaggaggaggagggggaggaggaggaggaggaggaggaggaggaggaggaggaggaggaggaggaggagggggaggaggggggaagggaggaaggaggaggaggaggagaggaggaggaggaggaggaggaggaggaggaggaggaggaaggaggagaaggagaaggagaaggagaaggaggaggaggaagaagaggaggaagaagagggagaaggagaagaagaaggagaaggagaaggagaagaagtagaagaagaagaagaagaatgagaagaagaaggaaaaaggagaagaagaagaagaagagagcgaagaagaagaagaagaagaaagaagaaaaaaaagatgatgaagaagaagaagaaagaaaaaagaagaagtaggaaaaagaaaaacaaaagaaggaaagaagaattagaaaaaaagaagttggaaaaagaaaaggaaaaagaagaagaaggaaagaagaattagaaaaaaagaagttggaaaaagaaaaggaaaaagaagaagaagaagaaaacaacgaaTATCCATAAATGGTAATAAGATCATTGTCGATTCATGCATTTGCTTAACAGCCGTCTTCGAATTTCTTTACAGACATTTAACGATTCGCCATAAAAGAAAtgcttatacgtatgtatgtgtgtat
The DNA window shown above is from Penaeus vannamei isolate JL-2024 chromosome 29, ASM4276789v1, whole genome shotgun sequence and carries:
- the LOC138867309 gene encoding uncharacterized protein; this translates as MIPIQGHELKSVSANHSGITHSGTQPGVNGEYNGIRPRRCLSRSLFNPITKTVKQKSWVFTIPLAPHTTIPLAPHNTIPLASHNTIPLPSHNTIPLAPHNTIPLASHNTIPLAPHNTIPLAPHTTIPLASHNTIPLAPHNTIPLASHNTIPLASHNTIPLAPHTTIPLAPHNTIPLAPHNTIPLASHSTIPLAPHNTIPLAPHTTIPLASHNTIPLASHNTIPLAPHNTIPLAPHNTIPLAPHNTIPLAPHNTIPLAPHNTIPLASHSTIPLAPHKNFIFIFMPYL